The following coding sequences are from one Anguilla anguilla isolate fAngAng1 chromosome 12, fAngAng1.pri, whole genome shotgun sequence window:
- the LOC118210250 gene encoding olfactory receptor 52B2-like: protein METEAVRMNQSSWNVTLMFTAYGSHPLNYLFFTLTLFLYLLSVFSNVFLMLVIRVESSLHKPMYILLFNLAVNGLIGSSAVWPKIMDILYSGMQEISQRACLLQVFWVNVYATGAYTTLTAMAYDRYVSICKPLQYHSIMTGGRVRQLLVLVNATPVCATALQIYLTSRLPLCRYTIDKMFCDNLTVVNLACVSSAVINAYGLCVIIGLILLPIIIVLVSYAMILTVSLKNSKEAQMKALSTCSPHLITFINFSLASLFNVIYNRIHTTRPSGINVFLSLHFVMVPPLLHPIVYGIRTQEIRRSIARMMRKKGFGMVV, encoded by the exons ATG GAAACCGAAGCTGTCAGAATGAACCAGTCCTCTTGGAACGTGACGTTGATGTTCACCGCATACGGATCCCATCCGCTCAATTACCTCTTCTTCAcactcactctttttctctacCTGCTCTCCGTTTTCTCAAACGTTTTTCTGATGCTGGTCATCCGTGTTGAATCCAGCCTGCACAAGCCCATGTACATCCTCCTCTTCAACCTGGCGGTGAACGGACTGATAGGGAGCTCGGCCGTCTGGCCGAAGATCATGGACATTCTGTACTCGGGCATGCAGGAGATCTCCCAGCGGGCCTGCCTGCTGCAGGTGTTCTGGGTCAACGTCTACGCCACGGGCGCCTACACCACCCTGACCGCGATGGCCTACGACCGCTACGTCTCCATCTGCAAGCCGCTGCAGTACCACAGCATCATGACGGGCGGGAGAGTGAGGCAGCTCTTGGTCCTGGTGAACGCCACGCCCGTCTGCGCCACAGCCCTACAGATATACCTGACGTCCCGGCTGCCGCTCTGCAGGTACACCATCGACAAGATGTTCTGCGACAACCTGACGGTCGTCAACCTGGCGTGCGTGAGCAGCGCTGTCATCAACGCGTACGGCCTGTGCGTCATCATAGGCCTGATCCTCCTCCCCATAATCATCGTGCTGGTCTCTTACGCCATGATATTGACCGTGAGCTTAAAGAACTCGAAGGAGGCTCAGATGAAAGCTCTGAGCACGTGCAGTCCTCATTTGATCACCTTCATCAATTTCTCCCTGGCGTCTCTGTTCAACGTCATCTACAACCGAATTCACACCACCCGGCCGTCCGGGATTAACGTATTTCTGTCGCTGCACTTCGTCATGGTGCCTCCTCTGCTGCACCCAATAGTGTACGGGATACGGACTCAGGAGATCAGGAGATCGATCGCGAGAATGATGAGGAAGAAAGGTTTCGGCATGGTGGTGTGA
- the LOC118210253 gene encoding olfactory receptor 52E2-like translates to MMNHSSLDITIIFTSYGSFRPINYLFFTLTFIFYLLSVFCNVFLMLVIYFDSSLHKPMYIFLFNLAANGLIGSSAVWPKVMENLLSDTQKSSLAGCLVQIFWGYFYLTSVYTTFSVMAYDRYVSICKPLQYHSIMTPGKVKTLLTAANVVPLVSITILVCLTSRLPLCKNTIHKLFCENLGIVNLSCVKSALVNLYGVCMVTILVGFPCIVVLLSYAVILNVSLKASKDAQKKALSTCSPHLITFVNFALASLFSVIYNRYSSYLPEQVNILIIVDTFVIPPLLHPIIYGIRTQEIRKCIAKTVRKKERFFWFF, encoded by the coding sequence ATGATGAATCACTCCTCTTTGGACATCACTATAATATTCACTTCATATGGATCCTTTCGCCCAATCAATTACTTGTTTTTCACTCTGACTTTTATTTTCTACCTCCTCTcagttttttgtaatgtttttctgATGCTGGTCATCTATTTTGATTCCAGCCTACACAAGCccatgtatatttttttgtttaacttgGCAGCAAACGGACTGATAGGAAGCTCTGCTGTCTGGCCTAAAGTCATGGAGAACCTTCTTTCAGACACTCAGAAGAGCTCACTGGCAGGTTGCCTGGTTCAGATCTTTTGGGGATATTTCTATTTAACTTCTGTGTATACCACTTTTTCGGTCATGGCCTACGACCGATACGTCTCCATTTGCAAGCCTTTGCAGTACCACAGCATCATGACTCCCGGAAAAGTGAAAACACTGTTGACTGCGGCCAACGTTGTTCCTCTCGTCTCTATAACCATCCTTGTGTGTTTGACTTCAAGACTGCCGCTATGCAAGAACACCATTCACAAGCTGTTTTGTGAGAACCTAGGAATTGTTAACCTCTCCTGTGTGAAAAGTGCTCTGGTTAATCTGTATGGCGTTTGCATGGTTACGATCTTAGTTGGTTTCCCTTGTATTGTCGTGCTGCTCTCATACGCAGTGATCCTCAATGTGAGCctgaaagcctcaaaagacGCACAAAAGAAAGCACTCAGCACATGCTCTCCGCATTTAATCACCTTTGTTAATTTTGCCCTGGCTTCTCTATTCTCTGTGATTTATAATCGATACAGTTCATACCTACCAGAACAGGTTAACATATTAATTATTGTAGACACTTTTGTGATCCCCCCTCTGTTGCATCCAATTATATATGGTAtcagaacacaggagatcaGGAAATGTATCGCTAAAACagtgaggaaaaaagaaagatttttctggtttttttga
- the LOC118210132 gene encoding olfactory receptor 52E2-like, whose protein sequence is MTNHSFLDNTMTFTSYGSFRPINYFFFTLTLLVYLLSIFCNVFLMLVIYFESSLHKPMYIFLFNLAVNGLIGSSTVWPKIMENLLSDTQKSTFLACLVQVFWGYFYMSSAYTTFSVMAYDRYVSICKPLQYHSIMTPGKVKTLLIVVNVVPMSTLSIIVYLISRLPMCKYTTQNLFCDVMTLLNQSCVKNALVNLYATCLLTSLVGFPCIVVLLSYAVILSVCLKASKDAQKKALSTCSSHLITFINFGVATLFFAIYHRYTTFLPGKVYILITADWFAIPPLLNPVIYGIRTQEIRKCFVKTVRKIRFSGNF, encoded by the coding sequence ATGACAAACCACTCCTTTTTGGACAACACTATGACATTCACTTCATATGGATCCTTCCGCCCaatcaattacttttttttcactctTACTCTTCTTGTTTACCTCCTCTcaattttttgtaatgtttttctgATGCTGGTGATCTATTTTGAATCCAGCCTACACAAacccatgtacatttttttgttcaactTGGCAGTAAATGGACTAATAGGGAGCTCAACTGTTTGGccaaaaatcatggaaaacctTCTTTCAGACACCCAGAAGAGCACATTTCTAGCTTGTCTAGTTCAGGTCTTTTGGGGCTATTTCTATATGTCCTCAGCTTATACCACTTTCTCAGTCATGGCCTACGACCGATACGTCTCCATTTGCAAGCCTCTGCAGTACCACAGCATCATGACTCCTGGAAAAGTGAAAACACTGTTGATTGTGGTCAACGTTGTTCCTATGTCCACTTTATCTATCATTGTGTATCTCATATCCAGACTGCCGATGTGCAAGTACACCACTCAGAACCTGTTCTGTGATGTCATGACACTCCTTAATCAATCCTGTGTGAAAAATGCTCTGGTTAATCTGTATGCCACATGCTTGTTGACAAGCTTAGTTGGTTTCCCTTGTATTGTCGTGCTGCTCTCATATGCAGTGatcctcagtgtgtgtctgaaagCCTCAAAAGATGCACAAAAGAAAGCACTCAGCACATGTTCTAGTCATTTAATCACCTTCATTAATTTCGGGGTGGCTACTCTTTTTTTTGCGATTTACCACAGGTACACTACTTTTCTACCAGGAAAGGTTTATATATTAATAACTGCAGATTGGTTTGCAATCCCCCCTCTGTTGAATCCAGTTATATATGGGAtcagaacacaggagatcaggaaatgctttgtaaaaacagTGAGAAAAATTAGATTTTCTGGGAACTTTTAG